A stretch of the Nitrospirota bacterium genome encodes the following:
- a CDS encoding nucleotidyltransferase domain-containing protein, with protein sequence MIGQSKLEEIKETIVQAVSPDKIILFGSYATGKATEDSDLDLVVIWDSDLNPHKRNLILSRLFPGRNFSLDIFAFTREEFEKMKDIAGTILYEAYHNGKVIYR encoded by the coding sequence ATGATAGGGCAAAGTAAACTGGAGGAGATAAAAGAAACTATTGTGCAGGCGGTATCACCTGACAAGATAATATTATTTGGTTCCTATGCAACAGGAAAAGCCACTGAAGATAGTGATTTAGATTTAGTCGTAATTTGGGATTCTGACTTGAATCCGCACAAAAGAAACCTTATTTTAAGCAGACTTTTTCCAGGAAGAAACTTTTCACTGGATATATTTGCTTTCACAAGAGAAGAATTTGAAAAGATGAAAGATATTGCAGGAACAATCCTTTATGAGGCATATCATAACGGGAAGGTTATTTATAGATGA
- a CDS encoding DUF2442 domain-containing protein produces MKKVISVKPLEGKKVGIVFSDGVSGIFDVTPYIRSDFFMRLQDDDYFKQVRLFFSGIGWPEGQYLGPDTIEAELQIT; encoded by the coding sequence ATGAAAAAAGTGATAAGCGTAAAACCACTTGAGGGGAAAAAAGTCGGGATCGTTTTTTCAGATGGGGTGAGTGGCATATTTGATGTGACCCCTTATATCAGAAGTGATTTTTTTATGCGTCTTCAAGACGATGACTATTTCAAGCAAGTGCGTTTATTCTTCAGTGGCATCGGCTGGCCCGAGGGACAATATCTTGGGCCGGATACGATAGAGGCTGAACTTCAAATAACCTAG
- a CDS encoding HigA family addiction module antidote protein, whose protein sequence is MKRDFKPVHPGVILREIIEDLSISQARLSRDIGVSPMRISHIINGTRPVTGDIALRLGRYFGQSPQFWMNLQSSFDMQAAQEKIGKTLRKIQPCVVV, encoded by the coding sequence ATGAAACGAGATTTTAAGCCGGTTCATCCAGGTGTGATACTTAGGGAGATTATAGAAGATCTCAGTATATCTCAGGCCAGACTTTCGCGTGATATCGGAGTGTCGCCTATGCGGATAAGTCATATTATAAACGGCACCCGTCCTGTAACCGGAGATATTGCGCTTCGTCTCGGCAGGTATTTCGGGCAGTCTCCACAGTTCTGGATGAATTTGCAGTCCAGTTTTGATATGCAGGCCGCACAAGAAAAGATTGGTAAAACCTTGCGTAAGATACAGCCCTGTGTTGTAGTTTGA
- a CDS encoding glycogen/starch/alpha-glucan phosphorylase, producing MEYFNHGNYIKAVEQKNNAENISKILYPCVLTIINSLFTISM from the coding sequence CTGGAGTATTTCAATCACGGGAATTACATCAAAGCAGTAGAGCAGAAAAACAATGCAGAGAATATTTCAAAGATTCTGTATCCTTGTGTGTTGACTATTATAAACAGTTTGTTTACAATTTCTATGTGA
- a CDS encoding nucleotidyltransferase domain-containing protein — MGKSQVIKIIEKFVRALIQDGISIDRVILYGSYARGNPRVDSDIDVAVVSRDFGKDRVEEGMSLFRIAGRIDTRLEPVPISVKRYENDTWVPLIFEIRKHGIELRTKGTIIAL; from the coding sequence ATGGGTAAAAGCCAGGTTATAAAGATTATTGAAAAATTTGTCAGGGCATTAATACAAGATGGTATATCTATTGACCGGGTTATTCTTTATGGTTCATACGCAAGAGGCAATCCACGAGTTGACAGCGATATTGATGTAGCAGTTGTTTCCAGGGATTTTGGTAAGGACAGGGTAGAAGAAGGAATGTCACTTTTTAGAATTGCCGGAAGAATAGACACAAGGCTTGAACCAGTACCAATTTCAGTAAAAAGATATGAAAATGATACATGGGTTCCGCTAATTTTTGAAATCAGGAAACATGGCATTGAATTAAGGACTAAAGGTACAATAATTGCATTATAA